A window of Clostridium novyi genomic DNA:
AATAATATTTATAAAAAAGAAAGGGCGAGAATAAATGGATTTTAAATTAAGTGAAGACCAACAATTAATGAAGAAAATGTTTAAAGAATTTACGGATCAATTTATAGCTCCAATAGCTGCTGAATTAGATGAAGAAGAACGTTTCCCAGAAGAAATCATACCTATTATGGGTGAAACTGGATTATTTGGTATACCTATTTCCGATCAATACGGCGGAGCAGGAGCTGGAAACTTATCATATGTATTAGCTGTTGAAGAAATATCTAAAGCATGTGCAAGCACAGGGGTTACTGTTTCAGCTCATACATCATTATGTTGTTGGCCAATAGAAACTTTTGGAACTGAAGAACAAAAATCAAAATATTTGCCTGACTTGGCTACAGGAGTTAAATTGGGGGCATTTGGATTAACTGAACCTAATGCTGGTACTGATGCAGCTGGACAAATGACTGTAGCAGTAGACAAGGGAGAGTATTATTTATTAAACGGAAATAAAATATTTATAACTAATGGTGAAGTTGCTGATGTTTATGTAGTATTTGCAATGACGGATAAAGCTTTAGGAAACAGAGGAATATCAGCATTCATAGTTGAAAAAGGAATGGAAGGATTTTCATTTGGAAGCCATGAAAAGAAAATGGGTATACATGGAAGCTCAACTTGCGAATTAATTTTCAAAGATGTGAAAGTTCCAAAGGAAAACTTATTAGGTGAAATAAATAAAGGATTCAAAATTGCAATGATGACTTTAGATGGTGGAAGAATCGGTGTTGCAGCTCAAGCTTTGGGTATTGCTGAAGGGGCATTAGACGCAACAGTTGAATATGTAAAGACAAGAGAACAATTTAATCGTCCATTATCAGCTTTCCAAAACACAAGATTTACTTTAGCTGAAATGAAAACACGTATTGAAGCAGCACGTTATTTAGTATACTCAGCAGCTCAGGCAAAAGATAATGGAGAAGCATATGCTGAAAAAGCGGCTATGGCTAAATTATTTGCATCAGAAACAGCAAGAGACGTAACTTGCAAAGCAGTTCAATTATTCGGTGGATATGGATATACAAGAGATTATCCAGTCGAAAGAATGATGCGTGATGCAAAGATTACAGAAATTTATGAAGGTACTTCAGAAGTACAAAAAATGGTTATCTCAGGTGATTTATTAAAATAAATTAAAAGATAAATTAATGAGAAATTCCTTTTCTTTATTTGAATATTATTTAATACTTTGGTATTACAAAAATAAGAAAGGGAGTTTCTTTTTGATAAATTATTACTGATGAGAAAAAAGACAATAATTTTTTAATATTTAATAATTGTTGGAGTTAGTTTGATAGTATGGAGAACATTTTAGCAATAGATTTAATAGATATAAAAATACAAATATTTATGACTGTAAAACCTAGAGAAGTACAAAGGTTAATAAATATGTTAAGCATTATTGATTTAATGATTTTGTTATACTTTTACCCATAACAGAGCTTATAGTAGGCAGTTTTAAAGAAATATAAAAACCATAAAATGGTTAAAATTTTTGAAATAAAATCTCTATAGGAAAGAAAGGGAAAAGGAAAATGTTTAAAAATAAGGGAAATAAAGATAAATTTATAACGTTGATTTTAATGATGGTATCTTTAAACACTATTTATCTATTGCCATACTTAATGTATACATACTATACACCATTACAAGAAGCTATGGGTTTAGTTGGTAAAGATGCTGCTTATGGAAAGTTGTTAAATATTTATGGTATAGTAAATATTATACTATATATTCCAGGTGGATGGATTTCAGATATGTTTGATGCTAAGAAATTATTAGTTATTTCAATGATTTCAACAGGTGTTTTAGGTTTAGTTGAAGCTACTTGGCCAAGTTATAGTATATTAATGGTAATCTATATTTTATGGTCATTTACTACTGTATTGACTTACTGGTCATCATCAATAAAATGTATAAACTTAATTGCAGGTGCTGACGAACAAGGTGCGATGTTTGGAAGTCTTGAAGCGGGAAGAGGAGTGGTAGGTTTAATTCTTACAACGGTGTTTGTTGGAATTTATTCAATGACTGCATCAATAACAGGGGTTGTAATCGTAATATCTATAGTAATGATTATATGTGGTATTGCACAGTTAATTTTAATGCCAAGCACATCTTCGGATGAAGCAGTAAATAAAGATGTAAAGTCCAGTATAAGAGCTATGAAAGGAGCATTCAAGCTTCCTATAACTTATTTATTATCAGCGATGATTTTTGGAGCTTGCATAACAAGGGCAACTTTCTCATATTATACACCATTTTTAGAGCAGGTTTTAGGAGTAAGCGTAAAAGTAACAACTATATTTGCAAATTACAATAATGTATTGACAAATATAGTTGGTGCATCTGCAGCAGCTTTCTTTGCTACAAAGGTAGGAAGATCAACAAAACCAATGATTTATGCAGGTATTGTTATGATAGCAAGTTATGTTGGAATTATTTTATTACCACAAACATCTATATTATTAGTGCCCTTTGTATTATTATTTATAATTGCATCTTTAGGTACTTATGTATACAGAGCACTTTATTACGCTGTCATTGAAGAAGTTGGAACACCAAAGAATGTGGTAGGGAATGTTATAGGAATTTCTTCATTAGTGGGATTTATTCCTGATACATTTTATTTGTCAATGTGTGGTGGATGGATTGAGAAATATGGTGTTGGAGCTTACAAATTAATATTCGCAACTTGTTTAGTAGCAGCCGTAGTAGGATTTATAGGTGCATTTATAAGTGAAAAAATGGTTAAAAAACGTAGAAGAAATATTGAAATAAAAAAAGGTATAAATGGTATTGAAGTGTAAAATGTCAAATAGATTATTATAAGGTTTCAAGACAATCAAAGTAATACAAAAATATTTTATAGTATATTTTGGAATATTTATATTCATAAATTTTTAACCTCACATAAAGTAATTATTGTCAATGTGAGGTTTTTTAGAGATTCAATAAATATCATAAAGTAATTATATTATGCATAAATAATATTATAAAATTAGGTTTATAAATTTTGGAGGAATTATATGTTTCAACTTAATATAGTATTTTATATTTTTGTATTAGTTGTAATTATTAAGGGAATAGTTACGTTTATTAAAAATGAAAGGTCCCCAATTATATCTACAAAAGCACAACTTGTTTATAAAAAAGAGAGTATGATACCCATACAGATAATAATCTAGTAATGACAACAAATGAAACTTTAATATTAATATTTCAACTTGATACTGGAAGTAAACTTGACTTTATAGTTAATTATGATACTTTTACAAATATACCAGAGTATCAATGGGGAAATTTGATATTTCAAGGTACTAGATTTTTAAAGTTTGAAATTAAAAATAATATTGTTTAAAGATAATCTAGTATATATTTATCAAATAGATTAGTAGCTTTACATATAAATATAAAAATTATATAATTTAATAAAGTACATAGAAATTTATAAATAAGTTTAAAGTAAAATTAACATAATTAATTTTAAAAAATATAAATAAACAGTTAGTGCTAGTAGTTAGGTAAGTAATAACCAAGTTTTTTAGTATTAGGAAACAAATTAAAAGCTTGTTTTGCATATCTATATGGAGATAAATGATGAGAAATAATTTACTGGCTGTGACATCTAGGACAGGTGATTTTTTATTAGTTTTGTTCATTGAGTTCTCTCTCCTTTCAGGGAGGTAATATGTTTGTGAGAAATCTATTATATTTCAATAGGTTGAGAGGAACCAATGCTCATATAACTTAACAGAACGAATCAAAAAGAAGGAGGATGAGGTATGAATAAAATTTTCAAAAGGTCAAAAGGGAAAAAAATTGTAAGTTTTTTTGTAGTAATGGCAATGATATTCTCAATGACTACTCAGCTTGCATTTGCAACTAGTAATTCAGAAAATGTTATTAACACTAATATGAATACGTTGACAAAAGAGGCAAATGTATCTAATGACAAAAGTATAAACATTATTATGTTTAACGATTTCCATGGTAATTTAGCAGAAGATGTACGAGAAACAGGTAAAAATATTGGTATGGCTAAAATGGTAGGATATGCAAAAGAAGCAGTTAGCAAAAATCCGAATACAATAATAGTATCTGGTGGAGATAATTATCAAGGTACAGCTATGTCAAATTTAACATATGGTGCACCAGTATCAGCTATGATGAAAGCTATGAATGTAACAGCTTCAGCTGTTGGTAATCATGAATTTGATTGGGGCGTAAGTCATATGGAAAAGTGGCAAAAAGATGGAGGATTCAATTTTTTAGCTGCTAATATTTATGATTCAAAAACAAACAATCCTGTATCATGGTCCAAGCCTTATAAGATAGTTGAAAAGGGTGGAATAAAAGTAGCATTTATAGGACTTGCTCATCCAAATACAACAACTCTTACTAAGAGAGAAAATGTAACAGGACTTGAATTTAGAGATCCAGTTAAAACAGCAGAAGAATGGATAAAATATCTAAAAGAAGGAAAAGCTAAAGAAGGAATTCCTGATGTTATTGTAGCGTTAACACATATTGATTCCTATCAAGATGCTAATACTAAAGAAATAACAGGAAAAGCAGTTGATCTAACTAAAGTTAAGGGATTAGATGCAATTGTATCAGCTCATAGTCATAGAAGAGTTATAGGAATAATAAATGGAAAACCAATAATTCAAGCTTATAAATATGGTCGTGCTATTGGAATAATGTCTATAAAATTAGACAAAGACAATAAGGTAAGTAAAATTGTACCTAAGATAGACGATGTATGTAATACTAAAAGTGATATTATATCAGATAAAGAAAGTACAGAAACTTATAATAAATATGATAAAGATTTAAAACCTATTTTAGGAGAAAAAATAGGACAAGCAACAGAAGAATTTACTCACGATAGAACTAAGTCTAATGTATCTTTATTAGGTAAATGGTCATGTGAAGTTATGCAAAAGAAAACAGGTGCACAAATAGCTATTCAAAATGGTGGTGGACTTAGAAGAACACTATATAAAGGTGACATTACAATGGGGGATATGTATGAAATAATGCCTTTTGACAATGCACTTGTAACATTTGATTTAAAAGGTGCAGATGTAAAGAAAGCTATAGATCACGGTATATTAAATCCTGAAGTAACAGATGGACAATTTTCAGGACTAAAGGTTGAATACGATAAAAATAAAGAATTTGAGCATAGAATAACAAAAATAACTCTTAATGATGGAACACCACTTGATATGAATAAATATTATAAAGTAACTGCTCCTGATTTTCTTTTATCAGGTGGAGATAAGTATGATTTTTCTAATGCAAAAAATGTAGTGGAAACATTTATTCCTGTAAGAGATGTTTTAGTTGAAGCTATTAAAGATGCAAAGATTATAACGCCTAAAGAAGTGGATTATATAAAAGAATGTGAAGTAAAGCCAGAGTTAAAACCAGAAGTAAAACCAGAAGTTAAGCCGGTTCCAAAACCAGTGCCAAAACCAGAGGTTAAACCACAAGTTAAACCTGATCCAAATGTTAGAGCGGTTTATTTTGTAAAGAGTGGAGATACTTTAAAATATATTGCAAGAACATATGGAGTTTCTTGGAGAGAACTTGTTAAATTTAATAAATTAGATAATCCAAATATGATATTCCCAGGTCAAAAGATATTAATACCTGTGGAAGGAGCTAAAGAAAATTCAAATATTAAAGATACTTATGTAGTAAAAAGATATGATACATTGAAGAAAATAGGTAATATGTATGGAATTAGTTGGAGAAGAATAGCTAAGTTTAATAAATTAAATAATCCAAATATGATATTTGAAAATCAAAAGATATTAATACCAGCATATTAATAGTTGTAAATAAAAAACGCTTTGTTTTTATAATAAAACAAAGCGTTTTTAAAATTAAAAAGGAGAGGATAGAGTGAAAAAATCTAAAAAATTACATATAGTATTGATTATGATGTTCATATTTTCTATATTTTTTACTTTTAATTGTTTTGCAGAAGAAAATAATAGCAAGAATCTTCAAGAATATTATTCAAAACAAATGGATAAACCTAATTATGTAACTGTAAAGGCTAAAATTATAGATATAACATTTGATGATACAAAAGAAAATAAAAAGGATATACCAATAGAATCAGATATTAGATATCAACATTTAAAAATAAAACTTATATCTGGAAAGCATAAGGGGGAAGTTTATACTGTTAGAAACACCGTTGAGATGATATCGCCTTATAAACTTATATTTGAAAAAGGTGACAAATTACTTCTTCATCTAACTGAAGGAACGGGAAACAAAGTAGTAAACTTAAAAGTGTATGAAAGATCAAGGGAAGGAGTTATATATTTTGTAGTAGCACTATTTATGATTTTACTAGTTGCTATAGGAGGAAAAAAAGGGCTAAAATCAGCTATAACATTAATATTTATGGGATTACTTATAGTTTTTGTTTTATTACCTCTAATAAGAAGAGGATATAACCCTATTTTAGTATCTATATTTATAAGTGTTTTGTCAGTGGTATTTACTATGACATTGGTAAGTGGCGCTAATAAAAAGACATTAACTGCAATACTTGGAACAATAGGTGGAGTTATTATAGCTGGTATTATAGCTATGATAGTAGGAAATATAGCTATGTTAACTGGGGTAGGAAATGAAGATGCACAAATGCTTGCATATATACCTCAAAATAAATATATAAATTTTAAAGGATTGCTTTATGGTGGGATAATAATAGGTGCACTAGGAGCAATAATGGATGTAACCATGTCTGTGTCATCAGCTATGTGGGAGATAAAAGAGATAAAACCTAAGATAAAGACTAATGAATTAATAAAGTCTGGAATGAATATAGGTAAGGATATTATGGGATCTATGTCTAATACGTTAATTCTTGCATATGCAGGTGGTTCTATTTATATTATGCTTTTATTTTCTATGTTTAAGATGGATCCTCTTGAAATTATAAATTTAGAACCTATTGCTTCAGAAATAATAAGAGCTATGGCGGGAAGTATAGGTCTTATATGTGCAATTCCATTAACGGTTATAATTTCTGCAAGCTTAGCAAAGAATTACTACAAGAAAAGATAGAAATTAAAACCTATATCACATTGAATATAAGTACATATAATGATATATATAATGGAATATGTCATTGTATGTATAATATTAAAAGGTGATATATATGAATCAAGAAAATTTAATAGAGAATGGTATTCGTTATATTTGTAATAGTAATTATCAATATTTTTTAAGAAAGAAAAATGTACAAGGAATTGGACTTGGATATAAAAAAATTAATGGAAAGTGTACTTTTAGAAAATGTATAAGTGTTTTTGTGTCTAAAAAACTATCTTCTAATAATATAGCTAGAGAAGATTTAATTCCATCATATTTTAATTGCATTCCAACAGATGTAGTGGAAACTGGTATTTTTACTACCTGTGCACTTAATCAGAAAATTCGTCCGGTTCAATGTGGATATAGTATAGGGCCTGTTGGAGTTGGTATTTATGGAACTTTAGGATGTTTAGTGAGAAATAGACGAGAAAAAGCAATTTATATATTAAGTGCAAGTCATGCATTAAATCCATTAGGAAAAGTATCTTTTGGAACACCTGTAGTACAGCCTGGAGTCTTAGATGGTGGTAGTATACGAAATGATGTAATTTCAAATTTAATAAGAAGTACTACTATACAATATATGGGTACCTTCTCAAAACCAGTAAATACAGTAGATGCAGCTATAGCTAAAGTATCAAATATTTCTATGGTAAGTACTACTATGGCCATAGTGGGTAAAGATTTAAAACAAATGGCACCACCTAAAATTGGAGAAAAAGTGTTTAAGGTTGGTAGAACTACTGGATTTACTGAAGGTCATATAACAGAAACTAATGTTACTCAAGTTATTAACTCTTCTGGGAAAAAAGCTTTATTTAAAGAGCAGATAGCTGCTGATGTGAAATCAGATGTTGGAGATTCAGGGAGTGTGCTTTTAAATTTAAATATGAATCCTGTAGGATTATTAATGGGTACGAGCCAGTCAATGGTATATTCTGTATTTAATGATATGAAAAATGTTATATCAGCTTTAAATGTAGAAGTAATAACAAGACCTGAGATGGATAATATCAAAAGAATGTATAGCTGGAGAAATAATATTTGTGTTTAGAAATAAAAGCAAAAGTAAATTTTAAAATATGATAAATTTTGTAGATAACCTATATGAGTAAATTTCATATAGGTATTTTTTTTGTCTTCTTAAGGAAAAAAGATCAATATTGATAAAAAATAGGATAAAATATATATAAAATCGTATATAAGTAATATAATTCCATTATAATTAGGAGGGATATTGTGACAAAAAATTCAAGTGTATATTATTTAGTTAAAATAGATATTGGTAGTAAACAAAAATATATTTTTAGTACAAATGTATTAAAAGATATAATAGGGGCTTCTGAAATTATAAGGTTTATTACGGAAGAACTTGGACAAACAGTATTAGACTATATGAATAAATTTAATATTTGTAGAAGTAAATTTTCTAAAGAAGCATTTAATGGAATTAGGGGAAATGTTCTTATAGAAGCTGGAGGAAATTCCATATATATTTTCAAAGAAAAAGAACATGCAATAAAATTTAATAAGATATTTAGTAAATTTGTAATGAAATATTTTGATGGAATTGAACTTTTAATGGTAATACAGGAGTTTAACATAGAAAAACAGATAAAATTGGAAGAAAGTCCATCTATAAAATATGCTTTAGATAATATAGAAAGAAAATTAACTATAAAAAAGGGTGAAAGAAAAAATTTATTTAAAAGAATAAGTTATGGGTTAACAAGGATATGTGCTAATACCCAAAAACCTGCTGGATATAGTGATAATAATAAAGAGAGATTTATTTCAAAAGAATCTTATGATAAACAGAGATTTTATAAAAAATTATATGATAATGATAAAAATGGTCTTAATGAGTATTATATAGATGATGAAAATAAATTTATATGTAAAATAAAAAAAGGAAAATATTCAGGTAATATAAAAGACACAGAATTTTACTATACAACAGAAGTTGATGAATTAGCAGGAGATATAGATAGTAAAAGTTATGTAGGTATAACATGTGTTGATGGAAATGGAATGGGAGAAAAAATAAATTCATTTTATAAAGATTATAGATATTGTAAGGAAAAGAGTATAAAAGAAAATAATTTAAAATGGATTAGAAAATATAGGGATTTAACACAAAAAATTAAAGATAACTATGAAGAAGCATTTAATACAACTATAAATGTTTTATGTAAAAATTATGATAAGTACAGAGAAGCTATATTTAAAGATGATAAAAAAATTGTTCCCATTAGACCTATAATATTAGCAGGTGATGATATTACATTTATAAGTAATGGAAAAATAGCTATAGAAGCCACAAAAATTTTCGCAGAAAATATAACAGAGAAAGTAGTAAAGTTTGGAGAAAAAAATTCAAATCTTACAGTAAGCTGTGGAGTTGCTATTGTAAGAAAAAAATATCCGTTTTCAAGAGCAGTTAAACTAGCAGGTGAACTCGAAAAAAGTTCAAAGAAAAAATTAAAAAAAGTTAAAGAAATTTATAAAAACAATAACTGCAAAATTAATGATATAGACGCTTCATTTATAGATTGGTATATAGATAGAGGGAACATATTAGAAGGAATAAATGAAATAAGAAATAAAGAAAATTTAGAATTAACAGCTAGACCATATATGATATCTATTAATAATGTAAATAATAACTTTAAAAAATTAGATAACTTTATTGGACTAGGGAATAATAAAAATATTTTCTGTTATAAATTTAATTATTTTTATAAAGTCCTAGATATAGTGAAGGGGCTAAATAAAAATAGTAATTTAAAAGAATTTTATAGAACAATGAATAAAAGTGAAGTTAATGCTAATTTATTTTCTATAAAGTACTTAATAAATAAAGATTTTAAAATTAATGGATTACAGGAAGAAAACATGAGACAGGTTATATATGATGTTATAGAATGTTTAGATTTATATAAGGAAGTTGAAAAATAATTAAGTTATGTTAAGTAATTATAAAAACATATATAAGGAGAGAATATAATGATTAAATATCCTGTTGAAATAAAATTATTAAGTGAAACTACATTTGGTAGTGGAGAATCAAAAAATGGAAATGTAAATACAGATATTTTATTAGATAATGAAGGATTACCATACTTTTTAGGTAAGACATTTAAAGGATGTCTTAGAAAAAGTATAGAGGATATATTAAAACCTTTTTATTGTAAATCAGGTAAAAATTTTTCACAAATTATAAAAGATTTATTTGGAAGAGGAAATTATAAAAAAGATCCAAAAACAAAAGAAGAGAAAGAAAGTATTGAGTATCAAAGAGATGGAAAACTAAAATTTTCTAATTTCTATTTACATAAAGATATCTTAGATATATTTGATAAAGGTAATAAAGATGAAATTTTAGATGTACTAACAGATGTTAGGTTTTCTATAAAAATGAATGAAGAATTAGGAGTTGCAGATAAAGGATCATTAAGAGCCATAAGAGTTTTAAAAAAGGACTTAGTTTTTGTTGGTTTTATAGAATGTGAAAATAAATTAGCAGATAATGAATTTGAAATTTTAAAAAGAGGAATATTATCTCTTAAAAATTTAGGAGTAAATAAAAGTCGTGGAAAAGGACATGTTGAGGTTTCTATAGGAGAAGAAATTAATGTAAATAACGTTAATGAAAATAAAATAAGCGCAGATTGTAATTACTTATTTTATGAAATAGATTTAAAAGAACCTGTTAAGATAGGGGACAGTAGTTCAAAGTATGATTATGAAGAAAGTAAGTTATATATAACGGGATCAGCCATAAGAGGAGCTATAATAAAGAAGTATTTAGCTAAAGAAATCTTAGATTTAGACATACTAAAAAAGGTAATTTTCTCGGATAGCTATCCAATTTTTTTTGATGGTAAAAAGAGATATTCTTTTCCAACACCTAATATTTTTGTAATAAGTAAAGACACAGATAAGAGTGATCAGTTAATTTATACAAAAGAAAAATTCTCTAATTTATTAGATGAATTACAGGGAGAAGAACAAGAAAATAATAAAGAAAGACGAGTTACAAAACTAAAAAAAGGCAGTTTTTCTTACTATGTAAAAGATGAATCAGGAGATAAAAAAACTTTATATCAATTTGATGTAAAAAAAGATTTTAAATTTCATCATACTAAGGTTACAGATGAAGAAAATATTTTTATATATGAAGCTATTTCTAAAAATCAACAATTTTATGGTGTTATAGATATGTCTAAGTTAGATAGTGAAAATAAGAAAAAAATTATTAATGTTTTAAAAACTCTATCTGTAATTTATTTAGGAGGTTCAAGAACAGGTGGATATGGAAGAACAGAAATAACTAGTGTAGAGAGTATAAAAGATTTTAAAGAACTAAAAAGAAAGCTAAACTATTTAAATTATGGACAAAGCACTAAAGAAATTAATGATATATATTTATTATCGGATGTTATTTTAAGAGATAAAAATCATCAAATCATATCTAATTTTTCAGAAGAATACTTAAAAGAAATTTTAGATGATAGTACAATAGAAATTTTGAGTTCTCAAATAAACCCTACTATTATTAAAGGATTTAATTCAAAATGGAAATCTCAAATTCCTCAAAGTTATGCTATGGAAAAGGGAAGTGTAATTAGAATAAAGGGCAATTTAGATAATACTAAAATAGATAAATTTATGAACAAGTATCACGGTGATAAAGTACAAGATGGATTAGGAAGGGTTATTATAAATCCAGTATTTTTAGATGTAGATAATATAGAATATAAAGAATATGAAAGTAAAGTACTTAAAGGTAAAGATAATATAGAATATAATTCTGTGAATATAGAAACTATTGAAAAGCTTAAAGAATCGAAAGAAGAAAAGTATAGTGATAAAAAGATTAAAGAGTATATAAGTAAGAATATATATGAAGAACCTGTAGATGGCTTATCTTTAAGTCAAATAAATAATGTAATTTATGAAATAGATAAATGTATTATATATGAAAAAAATAAAAAACAGTATTTAGATAAGTTAAAGGAGATAAGCACTAATAAAAATAAAACCGAAAATAATAGAAATATATTAGATATCAAAATATATAAAAATATAAGTTTTGAAGATGTACTAAATGATAATATAAGAAAAGACATATCAAATTTATTACAAAAGGTTTTTGATGAAAATGTTAGTATTATCAATAAAATTGATAAAGATAAAATTCTATTAAAGATATCAAGATGGAAGTTATATTACATTACTAAGTTAATAAAATTAAAGAATTTTCAAAAGGAAGGTGATAACAATGAGTAATGTAAATAAAATAAGAAAATATAAAGTAGTAGTTAAAAATATATCACCTTTGAAGATTGGAAATGGAGAAGATGAAGGATTTCAACTAGTATTACAAGATAATAAAGCATGTATAAGTGGTACTACTATGGCAGGAGTATTTAGAGAGTTTTTAATTAACAATAAAGATATAAAAAAGGATAGCGACATATACAAAAAGATATATTCAGATTCAAATGAAATATCCACTATATTCTTTTATGATTCCTTCTCAGAGCAAGATATAAAAGAAAATGATATAGAGTGTAGACCACATATAAGAATAGATGAAAAAACCGGAACAGCAGTACAAGGTGCATTATTTAGTGAATGTCATGTAAATGAGGGAAAAAAATTTGAAATTACATTTGAAATTAAGGGATTAGAAATTAATGAAGAACAATATGAAAGAATATGTGATTACTTAGAAGAGTTTCTATATTTGCTAGGTAACGGAAAGAAAAGTATAGGAAGTAAATCTACTTTTGGATTTGGACTTATGCAATTTGATAGAGAAGATAGTTGTTATTTTAAAGAATTTGATTTAATCAATGAACAGGATTTGGAAGATTATTTAAATGATATATCGATATATAATATTAAAAATAAAGTTAAATTTAATGATTATACTAGAGAAAAACATACAAGCATTACATTTAAAGCTTATTGTGAGGATG
This region includes:
- a CDS encoding RAMP superfamily CRISPR-associated protein, producing the protein MIKYPVEIKLLSETTFGSGESKNGNVNTDILLDNEGLPYFLGKTFKGCLRKSIEDILKPFYCKSGKNFSQIIKDLFGRGNYKKDPKTKEEKESIEYQRDGKLKFSNFYLHKDILDIFDKGNKDEILDVLTDVRFSIKMNEELGVADKGSLRAIRVLKKDLVFVGFIECENKLADNEFEILKRGILSLKNLGVNKSRGKGHVEVSIGEEINVNNVNENKISADCNYLFYEIDLKEPVKIGDSSSKYDYEESKLYITGSAIRGAIIKKYLAKEILDLDILKKVIFSDSYPIFFDGKKRYSFPTPNIFVISKDTDKSDQLIYTKEKFSNLLDELQGEEQENNKERRVTKLKKGSFSYYVKDESGDKKTLYQFDVKKDFKFHHTKVTDEENIFIYEAISKNQQFYGVIDMSKLDSENKKKIINVLKTLSVIYLGGSRTGGYGRTEITSVESIKDFKELKRKLNYLNYGQSTKEINDIYLLSDVILRDKNHQIISNFSEEYLKEILDDSTIEILSSQINPTIIKGFNSKWKSQIPQSYAMEKGSVIRIKGNLDNTKIDKFMNKYHGDKVQDGLGRVIINPVFLDVDNIEYKEYESKVLKGKDNIEYNSVNIETIEKLKESKEEKYSDKKIKEYISKNIYEEPVDGLSLSQINNVIYEIDKCIIYEKNKKQYLDKLKEISTNKNKTENNRNILDIKIYKNISFEDVLNDNIRKDISNLLQKVFDENVSIINKIDKDKILLKISRWKLYYITKLIKLKNFQKEGDNNE